TCACGGAAGCCACTTGCGGGTCCGTAGCCATTTCCGTCTTGGAGAACAGGCTGGCTACCTTCACCGCGGCGGCGCTGGCCTGGCTGACCGTATCGGGAATATCTTTCGGCCCCTGGCAAGCACCGGCCAGGAAGACACCGGCGGTGAAAGTCTCCACCGGGCGCAGTTTCGGGTGGGCTTCCTGGAACCAGCCGTCTTTATCCATAGAAACGCCGATGAGTTTGGCCAATTCGTCAGAACCGTGGGAAGGTACCATGGCCGTAGCCAGCACCACCAGGTCCGCTTCCACTTCCACCGGCATGCCGACTAAGGTATCTTCTCCTTTCACTACCAGCTTGTCACCGCGCTGGTAGATCTTGGAGACACGGCCCCGCACGTACACGGCTCCCTCGCTGACCGACCGTTCATAGAACTCGTCGTAGGCTTTACCGGGTGTTCTCACATCCATATAGAAAACGAAAGCTTTAGAATCAGGAATCTTGTCTAAGACTTGATGGGCATGCTTTGCTGTATACATGCAGCAAGCCCGGGAACAATAAGTCTTGCCCTTCTCCGGATCCCTGGAGCCGACGCATTTAATGAAGACCACCACTTTCGGCTCTTGGCCGTCGGAAGGACGCAGGATCTTTCCGCCGGTAGGACCGGAAGCGTTGGACATTCTCTCAAACTGCATGCTGGTGATGACATCCGGGTACTTGCCGTAGCCGTATTCGCCGTAGGCTTCCTGCCAGTTGAACAAGTCAAAACCGGTAGCCATGACAATGGCCCCAAATTTCTCGGTAAGGAGTTCATCCTGCTGCTCGTAGTCCACCGCTCCCGCCGGGCACATTTTCTGGCAAATACCGCACCGGCCCTTCACGAAGAGGCGGCAATGTGTCTTGTCGAGCACCGGCACATTGGGCACCGCTTGCGGGAAGGGGGTATAGATCGCCTTCCGCTGTCCCAAACCGTAATCGAACTCGCTGGCCACTTTGGTGGGGCATTTTTCCTGGCAGATACCGCACCCGGTGCACTTGTTTTCATCTACTAAGCGCGCCTTCTTGCGAATGGTCACAGTAAAGTTACCTACATAACCGCCGACTTCTTCCACTTCGGCATAAGTGATAATTTTAATGTTAGGGTGCTGCGCCGCAGCAACCATCTTGGGCGTGCTAATTCAGGCACTGCAGTCCAAAGTGGGGAAGGTCTTGTCGAGCTTGACCATATTTCCCCCAATGGTGGGCTCGCGGTCCACCAGCCAGACTTCATACCCGGCATCGGCGATATCAATGGCTGCCTGCATGCCGGCGATGCCGGCACCAATCACCAAAGCCCGGCGTTCAATGGGAATGCTCCCCAACTGCAAGGGTTCATTCTTCGTGGCTTTGGCCACTGCTGCCCGCACCAGATCGATGGCTTTGTGGGTGGCCGCTTCTTTATCCTTATGCACCCAGGCGCATTGCTCCCGGATGTTGGCCATTTCAAAGAGGAACTGGTTCAAGCCCCCGTCCTGGCACGCCTTGCGGAAAGTGGGCTCGTGTAACCGGGGCGTACAGGAAGCTACCACCACCCGGTCCAGGTTGTGTTCTTTAATAGCCTTTTTGATCAAATCCTGACCCGGTTCAGAGCACATATATTGATAATCAGTGGCGTAAACTACATCCTGCATTTCGCCCGCCACTTCAGCTACTTTCTTCACATCCACGGTAGCTGCAATGTTGGTACCGCAATGGCAGATAAAAACACCTACCCGCTTCATGCCTCTTCCCTCCTTGTCGTCGGATGTCTTAAGAGATCTTTGTCTTCAAGCAGTTTCAGCCCGTTGACAAAGTGTTTCCCTACTCCCATTTCCTTGGGGCTGTAGCCGAAGGCTATACCCATTAATTCCGTGAAATAGAAGACAGGCATATTGTACGTTTTGCCAAAGGCCTGCTCCACCCCTTTTTGCCTCATATCCAGATTGAGGAAGCACAGGGGGCAGGCGGCAGCAATACAATCGGCGCCGTTATTGGCCGCATCCTCGAAAATGTTGCGCAGCAGGACATTGGCATCTTTCGTCATCGTAGTGGTATGGCCGGCACCGCAACACTCGGTCTTAAAGGCCCAATCCACCGGCTCTCCTCCCAAAGCCTCAATGATCCGGTCCATGCTGGTCGGGTTTTCCGGATCATCAAAGCCGGTGATCTCAGGGGGCCGTACCAGTAAACAGCCGTAATAAGAGGCCACCTTGAGACCTGTCAGAGGGCGCGTAACGTGCTTCTTAATTTCCTCCGTCCCCACCTTGTTGGCCATCAAATCCAGCAAGGCAACGGTCTCATTGGTGCCGTTATATTCCATTTCAATAGCCCGGCAGATTTTTTCCTTCAAGTCCGGTGAGGTACGCACCGCATGCTGGGCCCCGCACATCCTGTTGTAGCAAGCGGCACAAGGCACAGCCACGTCCAAGTTTTCTTTCTCTGCAATGGCCAAGAGATAAGCGGGCAGGGCCAGTCCCAACAAGTGATCGGTGGAATGGGCGGCGGAAGCGCCGCAGCAAATCCAATCGGGGATCTCCCACAGCTCAATCCCTAAATGCTTGGCCACTGCTTTCGTGGACATGTTATATTCAATGCCGGTGGATTCAAGGGAACAACCTGGAAAATAAGCATACCGCATCATCCGTTCCCTCCTAACTTTTGACAATTAGCAAAAATACGTTTCGCCGCTTCATGGCCTTTATAGCGCTTGGGAATAGGATGAACTTTCCCATTCAACAATAAAGCCGGTGCCAGGGGCACATCTTTCAAGAGATGACCGGATTTCAAGTTGAAGAGCATAATCAGCAAAGCCTCCGGGACGCGCCCGAACTGCTTCACGGTCATCAAGAACAGGTCGCTGAAAATGTCGATGTCCTTGATGGGTATCTTATTCCTCTTTTTCGCCTCGATACGCAAAGCTTCCATGACCTTGGGAATGTCCACCCCTTTAGGGCATCTGGCATAACAGGTGCCGCAGGCGGCACAGACCCAAATGGATTTCGAGGAAAGGGCCTGTTCGGTGAGCCCCAGCTGCAGCATCCGCATGATCTTATGGGGCGTATGGTCCATGGCAAAATTGAACGGGCAGCCTGCCGAACACTTGCCACATTGATAGCAATCCAGCACCTGAACCCCAGTCGCCCCGTTCAGCTTGGCTATAAAATCTTTACTATTATCTAAAGCGGAAGTGAGTTCAATATTCTCCATAGGATCCCCCTCTTTGGAAATTCAGTATTTGTTAGAGAAGGTACAATACTGGGCTTGCCCTCCCCTCCTAAATCGTTAGGTTTAATTTAAGCACCATTATTAAAGGCCGATCCTTGTAATATATTCGTTAGGATCAAGTGAACTCCTGCTCAATCCTTGTATATTTCAAAAAAGTGATACAATATAATTTTACTAAACAAACCCATGGCGGAGAAGATGAAATGCCTGTCATCTTGCTGTCCTTTCTCGCAGGGCTTGGAGCCCTATGGTCCGGCATCCGGCTGTTGCCGCTGGGATTGGAAACCCTGGGGCAGACCCGGATCCGCTATGCCCTGACCCGTTTTACCGCCACCCCCTGCTTGGGTCTCCTTACCGGCACCCTGGTCACGGCCCTGGTCCAGTCCTCCAGCGCCGTTACCGTTATTGCCGTGGGACTGACAGGGCGCGGCCTCATGTCTCTATCCCAGGGCATCGGCATTGTCTTAGGAGCCAACATCGGCACCACCATGACCGGCCACATCCTGGCTTTCGATCTCACCCGGTTCAGCCCCTGGCTGGTGGGCCTGGGTCTTTTGGGATGGTGCCTGCCCCATCGAAAAAGCAAAGCCTGGGGCCAGGTTCTTTTAGGTTTAGGCTTCATCTTTAGCGGGCTGCATCTAATGGAACAGGCCTTTTCCCCCTGGCAGCACAGTGCCGGCCTGCAAGGATGGCTGGTACTAATCGGCCGCAATTACTTTTTAGCTTTGCTTTCCGGCATTGTGATCACAAGCATCCTGCAATCCAGCTCTGTGGTGACCGGCTTGACCATGGTACTGGGGGAAAAAGGGTTCCTGTCCCTGGCCGGTGCCGTGGCGGTGATGCTGGGCAGTAACCTGGGCACTTGTGTCACCGCCGTGCTGGCGGCTATAACCGGCAGCACCGAGGCCAGGCGCCTGGCCTTGGCCCATTTCATGCTCAATGCCGGGGGGATCTTGCTGTTTTTCCCTTTAATTGATGTTTATGCTCATTTGTTAACTTTTACCGCTAAAGAACTGCCGCGGCAGATCGCAAACGCTCATACTATTTATAACATAATTTGCTCTTTGATGGTGCTGCCATTTGTTGACCGGTTTGCCTGGCTTATCCGCCGGCTGCTCCCGGCAAACTGAACAGAAGTTTCCTGTTTCAAGTTCTTTAGAGGGTGACAAACTAATGACGGCAGCTAAAAAAGGAGGTTATTCTGGTGGCGAAAATTATGTCCGAAGCCCTTCGCTGGGAAATTGCGAAAGAGCTTGGTGTGGACCACATTGTTGCCACAGAAGGATGGGGCGGTGTTCCTTCACGGGAGTGTGGGAACATGGTTAGAAAGGCTATTGAAATAGCTGAGCGAAGCCTGGCCCAGAAATAGCTGCCAAAAAGTTAGACCGCCGGTAAGGCGGTCTAACTTGCTTCTTCCAGTTTGTAATGCCTGACCATATCCATTAATTCGTTGGACATGGTGGACAAGCGGTGGGACATCGCCTGGTGCTCGCTGTAATTGGCAGCCAGTTCTTCAATGGCGGCGGCCACTTCCTGGGTGCTGCCGGCGGTGCTGGTGGCGATGCCTTCAATCTCACCCATCAGTTTGACGACTTCTTTGCCTCCCTCGGCCATCTCCTGGCAGGCCAGGGATACCTCTTCAATTTGCTTTGCCACATCGCGGATGCTGGCGACGATCTTATTAAAAGCTTTACCGGCATTGGCTACCACTTGAATGCCGTTGCTCACTTCCACCGTCCCTTTGCTCATGGACTCTACCGCCAGCTTGGTTTCGTTTTGAATATGTTTAATTAATTCTGAAATTTGCTGGGCCGCCGTAGCCGATTGCTCCGCCAGCTTCCGTACTTCCTCGGCGACCACGGCAAAACCTTTACCCTGCTCGCCGGCCCTGGCGGCTTCAATGGCGGCATTGAGAGCCAGCAAATTAGTCTGCTCGGCGATATTGGTAATAGTTTCCACAATCTGCCCGATCTCCACGGATCTTTCGCCCAAGAGCTGTACCGTCTTGGCGGAATTGTTTACCGTATCGCTAATGCGATTCATCTGGGATACGGAATCCTCAACGGCCCTGCCCCCTTCGATGGCAATTTCCGTCGTGGCCTGGGATAACTCGGAGACGGAACGGGCATTGGCGGCTACCTGGTGAATAGCGGTGGACATTTCGCCGATGGTGGCGGCGGTACCCCGGATGCTCTTGGTCTGCTCATCCATGCCCAGGGCCACGTTTTGAATCGTCGTGGCCATCTGTTCCGTGGATTGCGAGGATTCCTGCACGTTGAGACTCAGCCCTGAAGCCATCTCCGCCACTTCCGTGGCGACATCTTTAATCTTTAATGTATAAAGCCGGAAATTCTCCACCATATCGTTAAAGCTTTTGGCCAAGGTCAAAAGCTCATCTTGCGTGCGGCACCTGGCTTTGGCCGTCAAATCACCTTGCGCTGCCTGCTCCATGGCCTTCACCACATTGTTCATGGGATTCAAAATGACCAGAGCCATTATGTACCCAACAAAAATAGAAAACAACGTACCTAGAGTGCCGGCCACCAAGATGTTCCTCTTAAACACACCAAAGGCCCTGGACGCGCTACCATGCTCCGCCGCCTCCCGCAAGAGTTCCGCTACGGTAGGGAAGGTGTATCCAATGGTAGCGATCCAGATCACAATCGTTACCACGGAGAAAGTGAACATCATTTTCCATTTCAGGCTTATGCGCATAGGTACCCCCCCACAAGCTTATTTACGCAGGTTGTTAATGCGAGCCACGGGACTTTCAATACTGACGATTTTCACGCCAAAGTTCTCGTTCACTACCACTACTTCTCCTTTAGCAATCGGCTTGCCATTAACTAGGATATCCACCGGCTCTTCGGCAAGTTTATCCAGCTCCACAATGCTGCCCGGCGTCAATCCTAGAACTTCTTTAATGGGTCTCCTGGCTTTCCCTAATACCACTGACACCCGTAGGGGCACATCCAAGATTAAATCCAGATTTCTAGGCTTCACGCCGTCCCACTGGGGGGCCTCTTCACCGGCTACCGCTTCTTGCCAAGCGTTAGCGGTTATGGCAGGCTGCTGGGGAGTAACGGCAGTCTCCAAAACAGGCTCTTCCGGCGCCGGGGCTCTGCTCTGCATGGTAGTTCCCATCAGCATCGCCGTCTCTTCCTTAGCAATGCGTGCCGGTATCACCTGGATCAGGGTGCTGTCAATCAAATTGCCGATTTCCATGCGGAAAGAAACCACCACGACCGGATCTTCCATCACCCAGGGAAAATCTACTTCCGAGCCGCTTTCGACGGACCTGACGCTAGGGGTGGAGATGACCACCATGGTGTTGAACAAGCTGGACATAGAGGTGGCCGCCGAACCCATCATCTGGTTCATGGCTTCCGCCACGGCACTGGCATGGAGTTCCGTGACCTCTTGCTGGATATTGGTCCCGTCCCCGCCCATCATAAGATCGGCAATGATCAAGGCGTCAGTCACGTCAATGATTAACAGGTTGCTGCCTTCTAACCCTTCCGTAAAACCCACTTCAATTAACATGAAGGGTGTGGTGAAACTGGCCAGCAGTTCTTTCGGAGACATGACTTTCACTGTGGGGGTCGTGATATTAACCCGTTGATTGAGCAGCTGCGACAGAGCGGTAGCGGCACTACCCATGGAAATATTGCCGATTTCCCCGATCGCATCCTTTTCAATTGGATCCAGGATCTCATCCGTATCCTCTACTTCATTTCCCGGTGGGATTTCCTCCGGCTCTTCGGACACTTCCCCAAGTGCGTCTTGCAACAAAGCGTTGATTTCTTCCTGCGACAAAAAATCATTCATTGCGTTTTTCACCTCTTTCCAGATAACCGGTAACTTGTACAGCCAGGTTATTACCCCAAATGCCGGGCTGTACGGTAAACTTGGGTACTCCTCCCACCATCATGACTAGGTCTTGTGCTGCTTTGTTGTCCAAGGGTAAAACGTCTCCGACCTGTAATTCAAGGATATCTTTTACGGAGAGTTCTGTCTCTCCTCCGGATACCACCAATTCCAGGGGAGTCTGGTTTAACACGTCCAGGATCAGCTGTTCTTGCCCTTCCACTTCCCTTTCCGTCGAGGCATACCAGTAGCGCGAAGACAGTTTAAATACTACCGGCTCCAGGGTTAAATAGGGCAAGCACAGGTTCAGCATCCCTTCAAAGGAGCCAATGGTGGTAGTAAAGGTAACCACGGCCACAATTTCATTGGGAGAAATAATCCTGTTCAACTGGGGATTTGTTTCCAGCGCCTGGATGCTGGGATTGACATCGGTGACCTCGGACCAGGCGTAAGTAAGGTTTTCCATCACCTTGTGGTATAAATGCTTGAGCACATTCACCTCAATATCGGTTACTTCCCTGACCTGCCTCGGCATCTGCCCCGGTCCCCCAAAGAGCAAATCGATAATGGGGAAAACAAATGCCGGGTTTGTTTCAAACACAGCCGAACCGGGCAAGGGTTCCAAGTTCACTACCGCCATGACCGTAGGCGCGGGTATGGATACAACGAAATCCTCAAAAGTAATTTGTTCCACCGAGGCAATCTTAATCTGAATATTCGTTCTAAGATATACCGATAAGAAATTTGATGCCAAACGGGCAAAGTTTTCGTGAATTAAGTGAATGGTGCGCAGCTGGTCTTTGGAAAACTTATTCGGTCGCCGGAAATCGTAACTCTTCGCCTTGACCTGTTCCGCTTCTCGCCGGATTTCCTCCGTATCAATTTCACCTGAGGTAAGGGCACTGAGCAGCAGATCTATCTCTGATTGGGAAAGAACTTCATCTACCAAAGGACCCACCACCTTCACAGCCATTCCGTCTTCCGGGAAGGAAATGGCCTAGCTTAGCCTATAGCTTTCTTCACAGCTTGGATGACGCGTTCCTGTTGGAAGGGTTTTACGATAAAATCCCGCGCCCCCGCCTGGATTGCTTCCATCACCATCATCTGCTGGCCCATGGCGCTGCACATGATGATCTTGGCACTTGGGTCTATCTTCTTGATCATTTTCACAGCGGTAATGCCATCCATTTCCGGCATGGTAATATCCATGGTCACGAGATCCGGTTTCAGCTCCTTATACATGTTAACGGCAACCAGCCCGTTTTCCGCCTCTCCTGCCACTTCATAACCGTTCTTGGTCAAGATGTCCTTGATCATCATCCGCATAAACGCAGCATCATCTACAATCAAAACTCTTTTGCCCATGGTAACCACCTCCTAAACATTTAGCCCAAGAGCCGAAAAAATGGTTTCTAAGGAGCCAGCGGCCGGAACCAAGAAAAAATGGCCGTTAATGGAAATCTCTTCTTCATAGAAGGTGGTTTCAATAATCAGTACCCTATCCTCAAAATACCCACCTTCCACAAAGGCGGCGCTCAATACCGCCCCCAGCATGTCAAAAGCAAAGGCCGGTACTGAACCCACAAAATCAAGTTTGGTGAACTCGGCAAAGGCAGTGATAAATGAACCTGTCAGGATATTGCCGACTTCCTTAATAGCTGATTGTCCTATATCATCTAATTCGGTCGTACTCCCGGCTCCCCGTCCCAGCAGCATATCAACCAGCTGGTAGGTGCTCTTTTCGTCCAGCAGGAAAAGTATCTTGCTTGGCGCATCCCCTGAGACATCAAAATTGATACAGGCCACTTTCTCCTCTTCATTACCTACTAAACTGAAAATCTCCTGGAAATTCATGACACCTGCTTTGGGAACGGCCATGGATATTTTCTTGTTCAGGAGCGTGGCTAATGAAGAAGCTGCATTTCCTGCACCAATGTTGCCTATTTCCTTCAGCACTTCCAATTGGAAACCGGTTAGATGGTCCCAGCTGTTCATGGCATTTCTCCTTTAGCTAGATTTACCCATATTCCTCGCTTCCTGCCAACATCTATCAGTCAACAGAACGGCGGTAGAACCACGGCATTACTTTTTCATAGCCCATTTCCCGGTAATAGAGCATGTTTTCCGTAGCGCCGATAAACAGGACGCCCCCGGGATTTAAGGCTTCTCTGAACTTGCGGTACAAAAGGTTCTGCGCATCCATGGTGAAATAGATGGTCACATTGCGGCAAATGATTAAGTCATAGTTGCGATCGTATTCATCGACCAGCAAATCATGATGCCGGAATTGGACCCGCCTTCTGATAGTGTCAGAAATGAGATAACCGTTTCCTTCCGGCTGGAAGAACCTCTTAAGCCGCTCCTGGGATACGTTTTTCAGAAAACGCTCTTCGTAAAAACCTTTCCTGGCCACTTCGAGGATTTTCTTGTCAATATCGGTGGCTTCAATCTGGTGCCTGACACCGGGCGTGAGCTCCTCCAAGATGATGGCGACGGAGTAGGGCTCGGCGCCGTTGGAACAAGCCGCGCTCCAGATTTTCAGCCTGCTTTTTGTTTTCAGCAATTCCGGCAAGATTTTGGTTTCCAGAACCTTAAAGATCTCCGGGTTGCGAAAAAACTCCGACACATTGATGGTTACCTTATCTAAGAAGCGCGCTAACTGCTCTTCATCCCGCACCAGGAGATCAAAGTACTGCTGAAAATCGTTGATACCCTGGCTTTGCATAAGACTAGTTATTCGACGTTTTAGCTGTTTTTCCTTGTAGCCCGCCAGGTTCAGCCCAAATTGCCGGTAAATGCGTTTTTGAAACTCGGCGAATTCCATCTCCCTTCCCCTCCCCATGCGCTAGATACTGATTAAGGGTCTGCCGATAGCTCTGATCAATACCTCGCCGTCAATCAGGCGAAAAATCATGGTGCGCCCGTAGTTCTCGCCGGTATGCTCACCAATCAGCGGTATTCTCAGAGCCTGGAGAACTTTCTTGGTCATTTCCACATTACGCTGACCAATGTTCAGGGAGGTAACGTTTTTATCTCCAAAGTTGAACATTTGGGCCCCGCCGGCAATTTTCGCCGTGATGGTACTCTTCCTGGCCCCCCGTTTGAGCATTTCCTCCAGCATGGCCGGGATGGCCAGGTCCGCATATTTGGCCGGATTGGACTTGTTTTGAAACTGGGTGCTGTCCGGCAGCATGATATGTGCCAACCCGCCGATGCGCGTAACCGAATCATACAAGGCAATGCCGACACAGGATCCCAAACCCAAGGTGATGATTTGTTTCGGCTCCCGGTCTACTTTCCAATCAGCTATTCCCACCTTTATTTCATCAGGATATCGTTCAACTACCATTGCCCATTTCCTCCGCAATCCCCTTATGGAACAACAACAAATCGTGCTTTAGATCATTCATCCGGTTAGCGCTGGCATCATCCAAAACAGGGGCATTATTCTATCTTCTTAGATTGTTAGCCATGGACCACATTTCATCGGCCGCCTGCAAAGCACGAGAGTTAATCTGGTAAGCCCTCTGGGCCTCAATCAAGCTCGTAATCTCCTCTGCCAGCGTGACGTTGGAGCTTTCCAGATAACCTTGTTTGATGGTGCCGAGATTCTCCTCCCCCGGCATCCCTTCCCAAGCCTCTCCACTGGCCTCGGTAGCTATGTACAGATTGTCACCGACCGCTTCCAAACCTTCGGGATTGACAAAGCTGTAAATGGGCCAGTACCCAATCTCTGCAGTTTCACCGGCTGCATTTTTCCCGGTCACGATGCCCTCCGGAGATACCGTAATCTCCTGTATGTCCGGGTCTATCACGAAGGGAACTGTCAGAGGATACCCCTGGGCTGTCACCAGATACCCTTCCGGGTCCACATGAAACACCCCGCTCCTGGTATAAGCTAGGTTGCCGTTCGGCAAAACCACTTCAAAGAATCCCTGCCCGATAATGGCGAAATCCAGAGTCCGCCCGGTTTCCACTACCGCCCCTTCGCGCCAATCACGGTGCATGCTGTTGACCGTCACCCCGTGGCCGCCGGTGACGGGTCTTTGACTCGGGGGTTGGGGATTGACCGGTACGCCGGGGGCGGCCAGCTCCCGGTGCAACAATTCGGCAAAGGAAACATCCTGTTTCTTGTATCCCACGGTATTGATATTGGCAATGTTATGGGCAATTACATCCACTTTCTGCGCCTGGGCATTAATGCCGGCGGCGCTGTTGGCCAAAGCGCGCAGCATCTTCTCACTACACCTCCTTGCCTAATTCTCGGCCTCCATGATCTACCTGACGCTGCCCAGTTCATTTACGCTTTTGCCCAGTATCTCATCCTGGGCCTGAATAGCTTTCTGGTTGGCTTCATAAACCCTGGTGATGGTAATCAAATCAACGATTTCCTGCACCAGGTTGATGTTCGCTTTTTCCAAGAAACCCTGTTTCACGGTCACTTGCTCCGCAGGAGCGATGTTGACGGTCTCGGGGGCGATAAAATAATTGTTCCCTTCCTTGACCAGTCTCTGCCAATCATCGAAATCAGCCAGGAGCAGCCGGTCGATGACCCAGCCTTCTCGATGGACTATCTCTCCTTCCGGGGTGATTAAGAATTCAATATCTGCCAAATTAATTAATCCTTGATAGCCTAACACATAATCCCCGGTAGCCGTCACCAGATAGCCTTCACGATCCAGATGAAAAGAACCGTCCCGGGTAAACCTGAGCCCATTGGCGGTCTCCACGGTAAACATACCCGGACCTACCAGGGCCAAATCCAAACTCCGGCCCGTTTCCTGCAGCACACCGTCGGTATAATCAGTCCGTGTTTCATCCACCATGGTACCGTAATTAGTGGTACCGATACTGCGGCGGCCGGCAATACCGGAAGGCAGTCGCTCTACCCGTTCCAGCAGCACATCCTGAAATGTGCGAAAGACATGGGTGTCCTTCTTATAGCCCACCGTGCCGGCATTAGCCAGGTTATTGCTCACCCGGTTCTGATTCAGCTCCTGGGCGGTCATGCCGCTGGCGGAAATGTATAAACCCCTGATCATTGGCTAGCCTCCTTTCCCGGAATCAACAGCAGGTCAATAATCTCATCCACCGTCAAGTCGGGAGTGAAATCATAATACCCTGCCCTCAACTTGGTGCTGACGCCCCTGGCTCGCACCCGCTCGGAAAAAACCTCCGGATCCCGGATGACCTTCTCTTGCGCCAGGATGACGGCGATTTCCTCCGAAGTAGTGCCCCAGGGAATATAAACCCGGATGGGCTGGGGTTCCTGCTCCACCGGTTCTTGCGGCTCCACCGGTGGAGGAGTGTTTCCTCCCGTACCGCCCAGCACCAGCACCTCGTCTTTATAGACCATGCCGTAACTCCTGGCCAGGGCTTCTATTTCAGCTCTCGAGGGGGGAGTGTCCTTGGCCGAACCGGCCAGCATCAGTCCCCCTGCCAGCACCAGTCCAAATCCAAAACCCATGAAAAACTGCGCGTAACGGTAAAAAAAACTCTTCATCGCCTTAGATTCAGGATTAATTCGATCTCACCCTTTCCCCGGCCCAAGTCCTTAGCAATTTCCGTCACACTCTTTCCTGCATCATAAGCCTGGAAAACCCGGCGATAAAGCTCGATTTCCGGCAGCTGCCCTGCCGGCTCCCTCTCCCTGTCTCCGCCCTGCTGCACTCTTTCTACTTGCTCCGGCGGCACAGGGGTTGCTTGTCTCGCCTCCACTTGACGGCTGAGGGACCGGTATTCTTGCCTGAGCTGTGCCATACGCGTTTCCAATTCCTGTATTTCCTCAGTTAATACCCTGGCAAAAGCGGCCCGGTCAACGCCGGCCTCTTCTGCTGCCTTGCGCCAGGCCAGGGGAGCAAAAACCAGGACGATGATGACACCAATTACCAAGATGATCAAGGCCAGCAGCTGCTCCATGGCTTCACCCCTATCTATTCCTACTCTTCCAGTTCGTACTTCAGGCGCAGCAAGGCACGGGCATGCAATTGGGATACGCGGGACTCCGAGACCTCCAGAATGGCGCCAATCTCTTTTAACGTCAGACCTTCATGGTAGTACAGGGAGAGGACTAAATGATCCCGCTCGTTCAACCGGCTCAAAGCCGTTGCCAACCTTTCTTTCATTTCCTTCTCTATGTACAAAGCCTCCGGATTGGGACTGTCCGGATCCTCCAGGGTATCCGCCAGCCGGAAATTGTCTTCCGGGTCATCGGTCAGGAACTGTTCCAGGGAATCCACGCTCATGCGGTTGACTTCCGCCAGTACCTGCCGCAGTTCAACCACGCTCATTTGGGCTTCCGACGCCACTGCCTCTTCGGAAGGTTCTTCCCCTGTCCCCTCGAAGCTTTTGAAAGCCTGGTTCACCCGTTTGAGCTTATCCACCACAGAACGAGGCACCCAGCTGTTCTGCCGTAAAGCGTCGAGAATGGCGCCCCGGATGCGCCGGCTGGCATAAGTTTCAAACTTAATCCCCCGGCTGGGGTCGAATTTGTCCCAAGCATCCATCAGCCCGATAATGCCATAACTGATCAGGTCTTCCCTTTCCATATGGGGCGGCAGCTTGGCCGGGATCCTGTTTGCCACGTATTTCACCAGGGGCAGGTAGGCTGTGATCATTTGTTCCCGGCTCGGTTTCATCCCTCACTACACCCCACTGCTTTAATCTCCTAAATCCAACAAGCGCTGTTCCCGCTGTTTTTGAAATACATATTCGATGACTTGATCCCGATCCCTTTCGGTAATCTCCTGAAAAGACACGCCCAGCAGGTACTTGCCGTGTTCGGGCATGGGTTGACAGCGGCGCACTACTGCTTTT
The DNA window shown above is from Clostridia bacterium and carries:
- a CDS encoding methyl-accepting chemotaxis protein — protein: MRISLKWKMMFTFSVVTIVIWIATIGYTFPTVAELLREAAEHGSASRAFGVFKRNILVAGTLGTLFSIFVGYIMALVILNPMNNVVKAMEQAAQGDLTAKARCRTQDELLTLAKSFNDMVENFRLYTLKIKDVATEVAEMASGLSLNVQESSQSTEQMATTIQNVALGMDEQTKSIRGTAATIGEMSTAIHQVAANARSVSELSQATTEIAIEGGRAVEDSVSQMNRISDTVNNSAKTVQLLGERSVEIGQIVETITNIAEQTNLLALNAAIEAARAGEQGKGFAVVAEEVRKLAEQSATAAQQISELIKHIQNETKLAVESMSKGTVEVSNGIQVVANAGKAFNKIVASIRDVAKQIEEVSLACQEMAEGGKEVVKLMGEIEGIATSTAGSTQEVAAAIEELAANYSEHQAMSHRLSTMSNELMDMVRHYKLEEAS
- the fliY gene encoding flagellar motor switch phosphatase FliY; protein product: MNDFLSQEEINALLQDALGEVSEEPEEIPPGNEVEDTDEILDPIEKDAIGEIGNISMGSAATALSQLLNQRVNITTPTVKVMSPKELLASFTTPFMLIEVGFTEGLEGSNLLIIDVTDALIIADLMMGGDGTNIQQEVTELHASAVAEAMNQMMGSAATSMSSLFNTMVVISTPSVRSVESGSEVDFPWVMEDPVVVVSFRMEIGNLIDSTLIQVIPARIAKEETAMLMGTTMQSRAPAPEEPVLETAVTPQQPAITANAWQEAVAGEEAPQWDGVKPRNLDLILDVPLRVSVVLGKARRPIKEVLGLTPGSIVELDKLAEEPVDILVNGKPIAKGEVVVVNENFGVKIVSIESPVARINNLRK
- the fliM gene encoding flagellar motor switch protein FliM, which produces MAVKVVGPLVDEVLSQSEIDLLLSALTSGEIDTEEIRREAEQVKAKSYDFRRPNKFSKDQLRTIHLIHENFARLASNFLSVYLRTNIQIKIASVEQITFEDFVVSIPAPTVMAVVNLEPLPGSAVFETNPAFVFPIIDLLFGGPGQMPRQVREVTDIEVNVLKHLYHKVMENLTYAWSEVTDVNPSIQALETNPQLNRIISPNEIVAVVTFTTTIGSFEGMLNLCLPYLTLEPVVFKLSSRYWYASTEREVEGQEQLILDVLNQTPLELVVSGGETELSVKDILELQVGDVLPLDNKAAQDLVMMVGGVPKFTVQPGIWGNNLAVQVTGYLERGEKRNE
- a CDS encoding response regulator → MGKRVLIVDDAAFMRMMIKDILTKNGYEVAGEAENGLVAVNMYKELKPDLVTMDITMPEMDGITAVKMIKKIDPSAKIIMCSAMGQQMMVMEAIQAGARDFIVKPFQQERVIQAVKKAIG
- a CDS encoding chemotaxis protein CheC yields the protein MNSWDHLTGFQLEVLKEIGNIGAGNAASSLATLLNKKISMAVPKAGVMNFQEIFSLVGNEEEKVACINFDVSGDAPSKILFLLDEKSTYQLVDMLLGRGAGSTTELDDIGQSAIKEVGNILTGSFITAFAEFTKLDFVGSVPAFAFDMLGAVLSAAFVEGGYFEDRVLIIETTFYEEEISINGHFFLVPAAGSLETIFSALGLNV
- a CDS encoding protein-glutamate O-methyltransferase CheR, whose amino-acid sequence is MEFAEFQKRIYRQFGLNLAGYKEKQLKRRITSLMQSQGINDFQQYFDLLVRDEEQLARFLDKVTINVSEFFRNPEIFKVLETKILPELLKTKSRLKIWSAACSNGAEPYSVAIILEELTPGVRHQIEATDIDKKILEVARKGFYEERFLKNVSQERLKRFFQPEGNGYLISDTIRRRVQFRHHDLLVDEYDRNYDLIICRNVTIYFTMDAQNLLYRKFREALNPGGVLFIGATENMLYYREMGYEKVMPWFYRRSVD
- a CDS encoding chemotaxis protein CheD, giving the protein MVVERYPDEIKVGIADWKVDREPKQIITLGLGSCVGIALYDSVTRIGGLAHIMLPDSTQFQNKSNPAKYADLAIPAMLEEMLKRGARKSTITAKIAGGAQMFNFGDKNVTSLNIGQRNVEMTKKVLQALRIPLIGEHTGENYGRTMIFRLIDGEVLIRAIGRPLISI